In Bythopirellula goksoeyrii, a single window of DNA contains:
- a CDS encoding DUF971 domain-containing protein has translation MIPQPIELTLLDPDTLQISWSDEIVIRYTIRELRENCPCATCIEKRSKPAPTELMPILKPEETQPLAITRMEPQGRYAYAIDFSDGHNTGLFTLDLLRELGEVQA, from the coding sequence ATGATTCCGCAACCGATTGAGTTGACGCTGTTAGACCCCGATACGTTGCAGATTTCCTGGAGCGATGAGATCGTTATTCGCTATACGATTCGGGAACTCAGGGAGAATTGTCCCTGTGCGACTTGCATTGAAAAACGTAGCAAGCCTGCACCGACCGAGCTGATGCCCATTCTCAAGCCTGAGGAGACGCAGCCGCTGGCGATCACCAGAATGGAGCCGCAAGGCCGCTACGCTTATGCCATCGATTTCAGCGATGGTCACAACACGGGGCTTTTTACATTGGACTTGCTGCGTGAGTTGGGTGAGGTGCAGGCCTAG
- a CDS encoding glycosyltransferase: MRFLISALGSYGDVFPMVGLGSALRSRGHQVTLVTNPHFQAIVESVGLEFLPVGTTEEYDELTRHPDLWHPMKGPILVVGKSFSKSLRELYDIIAANTKAGETILVAHCLDLASRIHHDKFGTPLASVHFAPIALRSFHQSPQMFGMLMQNWVPRSLRRFQFWLADKMVDYLVGSELNGLRGELGLPPVRRVMHEWYFSPKLVLGLFPKWFAPPQPDWPPQTQLTGFPLWDQSGQEELQPEVQDFLQSGSPPIVFAPGSAMTAGEKFFAAAIEACQRLDRRGILLTKYPEQLPTELPPTIKHCHFVPMSSLLPQCAALVHHGGIGTCAQGLAAGLPHIVMPMAYDQLDNAMRLKNLGVADILRPKRFTGENLGSALSRLLHDPDVQSRCSHWVQEIDVPATMSATCEALESLSAA; encoded by the coding sequence ATGCGATTCTTGATTTCCGCCCTGGGCAGCTACGGCGATGTTTTTCCAATGGTCGGACTTGGCTCGGCGCTCCGTAGCCGCGGCCATCAGGTGACGCTCGTCACCAATCCCCATTTCCAGGCAATCGTGGAGTCGGTCGGCCTTGAGTTTCTGCCCGTGGGTACGACCGAAGAGTATGACGAGTTGACCCGCCATCCGGATCTCTGGCATCCCATGAAGGGCCCCATCTTGGTCGTGGGCAAGAGCTTCTCGAAGTCCCTGCGAGAACTCTATGACATCATCGCGGCAAACACCAAAGCGGGCGAAACTATTCTGGTTGCTCACTGTTTGGACTTGGCGAGCCGAATTCATCACGACAAGTTTGGCACGCCACTGGCAAGTGTGCATTTCGCGCCGATTGCACTGCGCAGCTTTCACCAGTCCCCGCAGATGTTTGGCATGCTTATGCAGAATTGGGTCCCTCGATCGTTGCGGAGGTTTCAGTTTTGGCTGGCAGACAAAATGGTCGACTACCTCGTCGGCAGTGAGTTGAATGGCCTCCGAGGAGAATTGGGACTTCCTCCGGTGCGAAGGGTCATGCACGAGTGGTATTTTTCTCCAAAATTGGTACTGGGATTGTTCCCAAAATGGTTTGCCCCGCCGCAACCCGACTGGCCTCCGCAAACACAACTCACGGGGTTCCCCTTATGGGACCAGTCAGGACAAGAAGAACTTCAGCCAGAGGTACAAGACTTTTTGCAGAGTGGCAGTCCGCCGATTGTATTTGCCCCCGGGTCGGCGATGACGGCTGGTGAAAAGTTCTTTGCCGCAGCCATCGAGGCCTGCCAACGACTGGATCGCCGAGGAATCCTTCTGACCAAGTACCCTGAACAACTCCCCACGGAGCTCCCCCCGACAATCAAACATTGCCACTTTGTGCCGATGAGCAGTCTTCTGCCGCAGTGCGCAGCCCTGGTGCATCACGGCGGGATTGGCACTTGTGCTCAAGGCCTGGCGGCAGGGTTACCACATATCGTCATGCCCATGGCCTACGATCAACTCGATAATGCCATGAGGCTGAAAAACCTGGGAGTGGCCGACATTCTGCGTCCCAAACGGTTTACGGGGGAAAATCTGGGAAGTGCATTGAGCCGATTGCTCCATGATCCAGACGTCCAGAGCCGGTGCAGCCATTGGGTCCAAGAGATTGATGTCCCCGCGACTATGTCTGCTACCTGTGAAGCCCTGGAGAGTCTCTCGGCAGCTTAG
- a CDS encoding DUF4340 domain-containing protein, with product MSEMAKTLAFVAAAALALMAAFVVAPRENTFDVESLVGQRLNEFDIDAPKRLKIVKFNPETASTNEFEVAEENGLWTIPSKQGYPADAAKQMAEAATCLIDREVLRVAASSASQHADLGVVDPTSSNLDSQDEGVGIRVTMSDNNNDNLTDMIVGKPVKDAEGQYYVRRTNQDVVYVVTLDPEKLSTNFQDWIEDDLLKINSFDIRKVAIKDYSAEMMITLAGIQMDWDRRAEMTLTYDADTSEWQAESLQEFDKDGKKYIDFTIADDEELNQEALKDLADGLDDLLLVDVERKPAGLSADLKAGDDFMKDNAAATSLMARGFAPVAIGPNKQSDILSSEGEVTASLQDGVEYVLRFGNLQMDTETGETKPVETEEGAAPSGDNIHRYLFVMARFNENMIEKPELEELPALPEDSKEDADTESGEDASAAEEPASDESASDDSEAEESDEASTDTETPPTDEATPEDESNAEDSEDADENADAESDETDSEETSKDEELADIIEKRKSIEEENQRRLDEYQAKIKEGKERVAELNERFGDWYYVISNDVYQKIHLGLDKLVKKKEAEGETGEAASAADEGVPGLPNLPLGGAPAPQ from the coding sequence ATGAGTGAAATGGCAAAGACGCTGGCATTTGTTGCCGCTGCCGCGCTGGCATTGATGGCTGCTTTTGTGGTAGCTCCTCGCGAGAATACATTCGACGTCGAATCACTTGTCGGCCAACGGCTTAATGAATTCGATATCGATGCGCCCAAACGCCTCAAGATCGTCAAGTTTAATCCCGAAACAGCGTCGACGAATGAATTTGAGGTCGCCGAAGAGAATGGTCTCTGGACCATTCCTTCCAAGCAAGGCTATCCGGCGGATGCGGCGAAGCAGATGGCCGAAGCCGCCACGTGCTTAATTGATCGCGAGGTACTCCGTGTTGCCGCTTCAAGTGCAAGCCAACATGCCGACCTTGGAGTGGTCGATCCCACTTCTTCAAACCTTGATTCTCAAGATGAGGGAGTCGGTATTCGGGTGACCATGTCGGACAACAACAACGACAACCTCACAGACATGATCGTCGGCAAACCGGTCAAAGATGCCGAGGGGCAATACTATGTCCGTCGCACCAATCAAGACGTGGTCTACGTCGTAACACTCGATCCAGAGAAACTCTCGACCAACTTTCAGGATTGGATCGAGGATGATCTGTTGAAGATCAACTCGTTCGATATCCGCAAGGTCGCGATCAAGGATTATTCGGCCGAGATGATGATTACCTTGGCAGGTATCCAAATGGATTGGGACCGCCGAGCGGAGATGACACTCACCTATGACGCCGACACCTCGGAGTGGCAGGCTGAGTCTCTTCAAGAGTTCGACAAAGACGGTAAAAAATATATCGACTTTACAATTGCCGACGACGAAGAGTTGAATCAAGAAGCACTGAAGGATCTCGCCGATGGACTGGACGATCTGCTGCTTGTCGACGTTGAACGCAAACCCGCCGGACTGAGTGCCGACTTGAAAGCGGGCGACGATTTCATGAAAGATAACGCCGCCGCCACCAGCTTGATGGCCCGAGGCTTCGCGCCTGTCGCCATTGGCCCGAACAAGCAATCGGACATTCTCTCCAGCGAGGGAGAAGTGACCGCTTCTTTGCAGGATGGCGTGGAGTATGTCCTCCGTTTCGGCAACTTGCAAATGGATACCGAGACCGGAGAGACCAAACCGGTGGAGACCGAGGAGGGTGCAGCACCCTCGGGTGACAATATCCACCGGTATCTCTTTGTCATGGCACGGTTCAATGAAAACATGATCGAGAAACCAGAGCTCGAAGAACTCCCCGCCCTCCCAGAAGACTCCAAGGAAGATGCCGATACCGAATCCGGCGAGGATGCTTCAGCAGCCGAGGAGCCCGCCTCCGACGAATCAGCATCCGACGATTCCGAAGCAGAAGAGTCTGACGAAGCATCTACTGACACAGAGACTCCGCCTACGGACGAGGCCACCCCTGAAGACGAATCCAACGCCGAAGATTCTGAAGATGCTGACGAGAATGCCGATGCTGAATCCGACGAGACTGATTCCGAAGAAACATCCAAAGACGAAGAACTCGCTGATATCATCGAAAAGCGTAAATCCATTGAGGAAGAAAACCAGCGTCGGCTCGATGAATACCAAGCGAAAATCAAAGAAGGCAAGGAGCGCGTTGCCGAGCTGAATGAGCGTTTCGGTGATTGGTACTACGTGATCTCGAACGACGTCTACCAGAAGATTCACCTCGGTCTCGATAAACTCGTCAAGAAAAAAGAAGCCGAGGGCGAGACCGGCGAGGCTGCTTCAGCAGCCGATGAAGGAGTCCCAGGCCTACCGAATCTCCCACTCGGCGGAGCTCCAGCACCCCAGTGA
- a CDS encoding sigma 54-interacting transcriptional regulator, whose product MYAYLTIQTGKQAGTNYTLDPSIKMLLGRGSDCHISVPDPMCSRVHAVINFEDDCWVVRDHGSRNGTLVNGQKVEEATLGDGHKLQIGSYAFEFHLSDQPATADTNDLSQTQTIVQDKPIAVQQTNQEVLSALPTPEQVQELMLLYQLSIHLLGCEEPDEVIRISLELLRERTKAAVVGFLWVDDEDQLKPKVVIPKERAECVRLSQSLTELVMRQGHAVWVANQSAGETPKSSVTFADAVCAPLVQKKANGDRRTLGAIHVYLRDGRFRQSDFDFVIAVANLAAISLVRARSQASMRTDFQHLVNASPGYDELVGESRAMQELQTKIQRVGAAPGCVLIRGESGSGKELVARAIHRASHRSDRPMMSVNCAAIPEELMESQLFGHQAGAFTGADRDHIGFFEQCDLGTLFLDEIGEMPLEGQAKLLRILEGHPFLPVGSTQEVQVDVRVIAATNQDLKSYVREKRFREDLYYRLSVFELHLPPLRDRDGDVSLLIDFFLDHYRKQRGRPQLEMSDEARAKLLEYRWPGNVRQLRNVIDSAVVLADDEGIRPRDLGLHDVGDQELDTLEIDRWERKLIIEALKRTDNNVPEAAKLLNIGRATLYRKIELYNIDR is encoded by the coding sequence TTGTACGCATACCTCACTATCCAAACGGGCAAGCAGGCGGGTACCAATTATACTTTGGACCCCAGCATCAAAATGCTCTTGGGGCGAGGGAGTGATTGCCATATCAGTGTTCCAGATCCGATGTGTTCGCGGGTCCACGCGGTCATTAACTTTGAGGATGACTGTTGGGTTGTACGAGATCATGGCAGTCGCAATGGGACACTCGTCAATGGACAAAAGGTGGAAGAAGCCACCCTGGGAGATGGGCACAAATTGCAAATTGGCTCCTATGCCTTTGAGTTTCATCTCTCAGACCAACCTGCCACGGCCGATACGAATGATCTGAGCCAAACTCAGACAATTGTTCAGGACAAACCGATTGCTGTGCAGCAGACGAATCAGGAGGTGCTGTCTGCCCTGCCGACTCCAGAGCAAGTGCAAGAGTTGATGTTGCTCTACCAACTGAGCATTCATTTGCTGGGTTGCGAAGAACCGGATGAAGTGATCCGCATCTCTTTGGAGTTATTGCGAGAGAGGACGAAGGCGGCCGTGGTCGGCTTCTTGTGGGTGGATGATGAGGACCAGCTCAAGCCAAAGGTCGTCATTCCCAAAGAACGGGCGGAATGTGTTCGACTGAGCCAGTCGCTTACGGAATTGGTGATGCGCCAGGGGCACGCGGTGTGGGTAGCGAATCAGTCTGCCGGTGAGACTCCCAAGAGCAGCGTCACTTTTGCCGATGCTGTATGCGCACCGTTGGTCCAGAAAAAGGCCAATGGCGATCGGCGAACCTTGGGCGCAATTCACGTTTATCTACGCGACGGGAGGTTTCGGCAATCAGACTTTGATTTTGTTATTGCGGTTGCAAATCTAGCTGCTATTTCGTTGGTGCGAGCGCGGTCGCAGGCGAGCATGCGGACCGATTTTCAGCATTTGGTCAATGCTTCGCCCGGCTACGACGAGCTTGTCGGTGAAAGCCGGGCCATGCAGGAACTGCAGACGAAGATCCAACGTGTCGGAGCGGCACCTGGGTGTGTGCTGATCCGTGGAGAAAGTGGCTCGGGCAAAGAACTAGTTGCCCGGGCGATTCACCGCGCGAGCCACCGATCTGATCGACCGATGATGTCGGTCAACTGTGCGGCGATTCCTGAGGAATTAATGGAGAGTCAACTCTTCGGACATCAGGCCGGTGCCTTTACGGGAGCTGACCGCGATCATATCGGATTCTTCGAGCAATGTGACTTGGGGACTTTGTTTCTCGATGAAATCGGCGAAATGCCGCTGGAGGGCCAGGCCAAGTTGCTGCGGATTCTCGAAGGGCATCCTTTTTTGCCTGTCGGTTCGACCCAGGAAGTGCAGGTCGATGTGCGCGTGATTGCTGCCACGAATCAGGATCTGAAGAGTTATGTCCGCGAGAAGAGATTTCGCGAGGATCTCTATTACCGCTTGAGTGTTTTTGAATTGCACTTGCCGCCGTTGCGAGACCGGGACGGCGACGTGAGCCTCTTGATCGATTTCTTCCTCGACCACTATCGCAAGCAACGAGGCCGACCGCAGCTAGAGATGAGCGATGAAGCTCGTGCGAAGTTACTAGAGTATCGTTGGCCCGGCAATGTGCGGCAACTTCGTAACGTGATCGATAGTGCGGTCGTGCTGGCGGATGACGAAGGGATCCGTCCGCGTGATCTGGGCCTGCACGACGTGGGAGACCAGGAGCTCGACACGTTGGAGATTGATCGTTGGGAGCGAAAGCTGATCATCGAAGCACTCAAGCGAACTGACAACAATGTCCCCGAGGCAGCCAAACTGCTAAACATCGGTCGGGCGACGTTGTATCGAAAGATCGAGCTTTACAATATTGACCGCTAG
- a CDS encoding phenylacetate--CoA ligase family protein: MSHLSIEQRRQFESLDRELLEEHQLARVNNLLSTIRPQNKFYATKLVDCPQQLESLEQLTELPMTTKEELVGENGNPTNVTWPLDRYVRYHQTSGTRGRPLTVLDTSEDWQWWVDCWQYVLDAAQVTESDRAMLAFSFGPFIGFWSAHDALVDRGTLAIPGGGMSTLGRLEMMQRTGATVLFCTPTYALHLGEVAKQNGFDLAADLQIRKIVVAGEPGGSIPATCARIEAAWGAQVTDHSGASEVGPWGFGDTRGTGLHVLESEFVAEFISVETGKSAAEGELAQLVLTPLGRSGMPVIRYQTGDLVRPYWPTEGENRFVLLSGGVLGRTDDMFVVRGVNIFPSSIEEILHSFPEVAEYRFTIGKRGELDEMLLEVEDLLQQPSRIAEALNLRLGLRVEVQQAEPQSLPRYEGKGRRFIDERKSD; encoded by the coding sequence ATGTCACATCTTTCCATCGAGCAGCGTCGCCAGTTTGAGAGCTTGGACCGTGAACTCCTTGAAGAGCATCAGTTGGCGCGGGTCAACAACTTGCTTTCAACGATACGTCCGCAAAACAAGTTCTATGCCACCAAGTTAGTCGATTGCCCGCAGCAATTGGAGTCACTAGAGCAGCTCACCGAGTTGCCGATGACAACCAAGGAGGAACTGGTTGGAGAAAATGGCAACCCGACGAATGTCACTTGGCCACTGGATCGCTACGTGCGCTACCACCAAACCTCCGGAACGCGCGGTCGACCTCTGACTGTGCTCGACACGAGCGAAGATTGGCAGTGGTGGGTCGATTGTTGGCAGTATGTGCTTGATGCCGCGCAGGTGACCGAGAGCGATCGAGCGATGTTGGCGTTTTCATTTGGCCCGTTCATTGGATTCTGGAGTGCCCATGATGCGCTCGTCGATCGCGGGACGCTGGCAATTCCTGGGGGAGGGATGAGCACCCTGGGGCGACTGGAGATGATGCAGCGCACTGGTGCGACAGTGCTATTCTGTACGCCGACGTATGCTTTGCATCTGGGTGAAGTAGCCAAACAAAACGGATTCGACCTCGCGGCCGATTTGCAAATTCGCAAGATTGTCGTCGCGGGTGAGCCAGGGGGATCGATCCCTGCAACTTGTGCTAGGATTGAGGCGGCTTGGGGGGCTCAAGTTACGGATCATAGTGGTGCAAGTGAAGTTGGCCCTTGGGGTTTCGGCGACACTCGTGGCACGGGCTTGCATGTGCTGGAAAGCGAATTCGTGGCCGAGTTTATTTCGGTTGAAACTGGTAAGAGCGCAGCCGAAGGGGAGTTAGCACAATTGGTTTTGACCCCGCTGGGTCGATCCGGCATGCCGGTGATCCGCTATCAAACAGGAGACCTCGTGCGACCTTATTGGCCGACTGAGGGGGAGAATCGATTCGTGCTGCTTTCCGGTGGAGTGCTGGGGCGCACCGATGATATGTTTGTTGTGCGGGGTGTGAATATCTTTCCAAGCTCTATCGAAGAAATTCTGCATAGTTTTCCCGAGGTAGCCGAATATCGGTTTACCATTGGAAAACGGGGTGAGCTGGATGAAATGCTACTTGAAGTGGAAGACCTACTTCAGCAGCCAAGTCGAATTGCGGAAGCATTGAATTTACGTTTAGGTCTTCGAGTTGAAGTCCAACAGGCAGAACCCCAGTCTTTGCCTCGATACGAAGGCAAAGGACGTCGATTTATTGACGAGCGAAAGAGTGATTGA
- a CDS encoding Gldg family protein, which translates to MNWNVLKSIFKRDFVSYFSNPTGYAFICVFVVLSSLATFWPPEFFSSNLANLDQLSRWLPFIMLVFIPAITMSIWAEERRQGTDELLLTSPASDFDVVLGKYLAGVAIFTVSLLFSAFSIFLVFKWGLGDPDGGLFVSTYIGYWFIGLAMIAIGMVASFLTQNLTVGFILGTLFNMPLALFGVSDWFIKNPAIAQTVRQWGALERFKDFERGVISLGGATYFIMLAVVMLYICMVLIGRRHWSSQEDGNSLVGHYAIRALALLAVAIGLTQLANNRNFLRADVSSAQLSSLSPDTVEHIKEIKDDPEANTIQIDAYVSPQVPAEYTSTKLNLLTTLSELEALSGDKVQVKIHEIENYGPEAVLAEQTYGITPREVVITKGRERTQESFFLGAAVTSGLGKVVIPFMDKGIPVEYELVRSIATVTQEEMLKVGIVDTGIPFLNPGADRAREWPLITELRKQYDVDDRAVDLAQPLKGNYDVLLVIQPSMLGPEEMDHLVDAVRSGTPAAILEDPHPHFFPQDIAGTAEPKQSPGMGMFGGGQPMPKGDIEQLWRVLGVNVEPMEVVWQDYAPDQTVRAYADPQWIFIDSGNGAQEPFNLESIISSGLNQLLLIYPGSITKAEGSKLNFEQLAVTGSGNAGTVDALAVRRQAQNSQVFSRQLTKNSYIMAAHVYGKLTDDDLELAGVTAPKLDDGGVASASGEEDDKSKDEEYTDDDIDTTEVKEREINAVVVADIDWMIPDFFFIRQSGDGEILPATQNVTFILNIIDALAGDDRFIEIRKKTREHRTLAKVDESTQKYRDESLKQQEDFVNEIQKEIEEAQKRFEENLAAVDKIEGLSPTARDQRKEAVRIREQERLENQMKSIETRRSRKLKQISYATEQEVRGVQDRYKLYAILIPPIPPLLVALYVFFRRRGAEQEGIAKTRLR; encoded by the coding sequence ATGAATTGGAACGTTCTGAAGTCGATTTTCAAACGCGATTTTGTGAGCTACTTTTCCAACCCCACGGGCTACGCATTTATTTGCGTTTTCGTGGTGTTGAGTTCTTTGGCTACCTTCTGGCCCCCCGAGTTTTTCTCGAGCAATCTGGCAAATCTCGACCAACTCAGTCGCTGGCTGCCATTCATTATGTTGGTCTTCATCCCGGCGATCACCATGAGCATCTGGGCCGAAGAACGCCGCCAAGGGACCGATGAATTGTTGCTAACCTCCCCAGCGAGCGATTTCGACGTCGTGCTTGGCAAGTACCTTGCCGGTGTGGCAATCTTTACCGTATCGCTATTGTTCTCCGCATTTTCAATTTTTCTGGTCTTCAAATGGGGCCTCGGAGACCCCGACGGGGGACTCTTTGTCAGCACCTACATCGGTTACTGGTTCATTGGCTTGGCTATGATCGCGATCGGTATGGTTGCCTCGTTCTTGACCCAAAATCTCACCGTGGGTTTCATCCTCGGTACCCTGTTCAATATGCCGCTGGCACTCTTTGGCGTGTCGGACTGGTTCATCAAGAATCCCGCGATTGCACAAACGGTTCGCCAGTGGGGTGCCTTGGAAAGATTTAAAGACTTCGAACGGGGCGTGATTAGCCTGGGTGGAGCCACCTACTTCATCATGCTCGCTGTGGTCATGCTCTACATTTGCATGGTGCTGATCGGTCGACGTCACTGGAGTTCTCAGGAAGATGGGAACTCACTGGTCGGACACTATGCGATACGGGCGCTGGCACTGCTGGCAGTCGCGATTGGGCTGACCCAATTGGCCAACAACCGTAATTTCCTGCGTGCGGATGTGAGTAGTGCCCAGCTTAGTTCGCTCTCCCCAGACACGGTTGAACACATAAAGGAGATCAAAGACGATCCTGAGGCAAATACGATCCAAATCGATGCCTATGTGAGCCCTCAAGTTCCGGCGGAATACACGTCGACGAAGCTCAACCTTCTTACCACTTTATCAGAACTCGAAGCTCTCAGCGGCGACAAGGTGCAGGTCAAAATTCACGAGATCGAAAACTACGGCCCCGAAGCCGTCTTGGCCGAGCAAACTTATGGCATCACTCCCCGCGAGGTTGTCATTACCAAAGGCCGCGAACGGACGCAAGAATCTTTCTTCCTCGGTGCAGCGGTGACCTCCGGCCTCGGCAAAGTGGTGATCCCCTTCATGGACAAGGGCATCCCGGTGGAATATGAACTCGTGCGATCCATCGCCACCGTGACCCAGGAAGAAATGCTCAAAGTGGGAATTGTCGACACGGGGATTCCGTTTCTGAATCCTGGTGCGGATCGCGCCCGAGAATGGCCGCTGATTACCGAACTCCGTAAGCAATACGACGTGGACGACCGAGCCGTCGATCTCGCGCAACCTCTCAAAGGCAATTACGATGTGCTGCTGGTGATTCAACCTTCGATGCTCGGCCCCGAAGAGATGGACCACCTGGTCGACGCCGTGCGTAGCGGAACCCCCGCCGCGATTCTCGAAGACCCGCATCCGCATTTCTTTCCCCAGGATATCGCCGGCACAGCCGAGCCGAAACAATCCCCTGGCATGGGGATGTTTGGAGGCGGTCAGCCGATGCCTAAGGGGGATATCGAACAACTCTGGCGCGTTCTGGGCGTCAACGTCGAACCGATGGAAGTTGTCTGGCAAGACTACGCTCCGGACCAAACCGTGAGAGCCTATGCTGACCCCCAATGGATCTTCATCGATTCGGGCAACGGGGCCCAGGAGCCCTTCAATCTGGAAAGTATTATTTCCTCTGGCCTCAATCAATTGCTGTTGATCTATCCTGGTTCGATCACCAAGGCAGAAGGATCGAAACTCAACTTCGAGCAACTCGCCGTCACAGGCAGTGGGAATGCCGGCACTGTGGACGCCCTGGCAGTCCGACGACAGGCCCAGAACTCCCAAGTCTTCAGCCGTCAACTCACCAAAAACTCATACATCATGGCCGCCCACGTCTACGGCAAGCTCACTGACGACGATCTGGAACTAGCCGGCGTCACAGCTCCCAAGCTTGACGACGGCGGGGTCGCTTCAGCGTCCGGCGAAGAAGATGACAAATCCAAGGATGAAGAATACACCGACGACGACATCGATACCACGGAAGTGAAAGAACGAGAAATCAATGCCGTGGTCGTTGCTGACATCGATTGGATGATCCCTGACTTCTTCTTCATCCGCCAGAGCGGCGACGGCGAGATTCTTCCGGCGACGCAAAATGTGACTTTCATCTTGAACATCATCGATGCCCTGGCTGGCGACGACCGGTTTATTGAGATTCGCAAGAAAACCCGCGAGCATCGCACTTTGGCAAAGGTCGATGAATCAACTCAAAAATATCGCGACGAATCGCTCAAGCAGCAAGAAGATTTCGTCAACGAGATTCAAAAAGAAATCGAAGAGGCTCAGAAGCGTTTTGAGGAAAATCTTGCCGCGGTAGACAAGATCGAGGGCCTGAGTCCCACCGCTCGCGATCAACGCAAGGAAGCCGTCCGCATACGCGAACAAGAACGCCTTGAGAACCAGATGAAGTCCATTGAGACTCGGCGGAGCCGTAAGCTGAAGCAGATCAGCTACGCCACCGAACAGGAAGTACGCGGTGTGCAGGATCGCTATAAACTCTATGCGATCCTCATCCCGCCGATTCCCCCGCTCTTGGTGGCACTCTATGTTTTCTTCCGCCGCCGCGGTGCTGAACAAGAAGGCATTGCCAAAACAAGATTACGCTAA
- a CDS encoding ABC transporter ATP-binding protein — protein MSQTEPNQATTISTAGEPMIEAIGLSKFYGSFAAARDVSFAINKGEVAAFLGPNGAGKSTTMKLLTGYLAPSEGYAKVAGYNMATDRLKGADRLGYLPENGPLYPDMTPRSLLTFFGNLRGMGPTELDKRIEAVVKTCNLASVIGKPIGKLSKGYRQRVGMAQALLHNPDVLILDEPTAGLDPNQIREVRKMIRELGETKTILLSTHILQEVEAMCNRVVFINEGRLVFDGTPQELAFEHNNLDDRFHALTVAS, from the coding sequence ATGAGCCAAACAGAGCCAAACCAAGCCACCACGATTTCAACCGCCGGTGAACCGATGATCGAGGCTATCGGCCTCTCGAAGTTCTATGGCAGCTTTGCGGCGGCGCGAGATGTATCCTTCGCCATCAACAAAGGAGAAGTCGCCGCATTCCTGGGTCCTAATGGTGCTGGCAAGAGTACCACGATGAAACTCTTGACTGGTTACTTGGCCCCCTCGGAAGGCTACGCCAAAGTGGCCGGCTACAACATGGCTACCGACCGGCTCAAAGGTGCCGATCGCTTGGGGTATCTTCCCGAAAATGGCCCGCTCTATCCCGATATGACACCCCGTAGTCTATTGACTTTCTTTGGGAACTTGCGCGGCATGGGCCCAACAGAACTCGACAAGCGAATCGAAGCCGTTGTGAAGACATGTAATCTCGCATCCGTGATCGGCAAGCCGATCGGCAAGCTCTCCAAAGGCTATCGTCAGCGCGTCGGCATGGCCCAAGCCCTGCTGCACAATCCCGACGTACTGATTCTCGACGAACCCACGGCAGGACTCGATCCCAATCAGATTCGCGAAGTACGCAAGATGATTCGTGAGCTAGGCGAAACGAAGACAATCCTGCTCTCAACACACATCCTGCAAGAAGTGGAAGCGATGTGTAATCGAGTTGTGTTTATCAATGAAGGCCGACTCGTGTTTGACGGCACACCGCAAGAACTGGCTTTTGAACATAACAACCTCGATGACCGCTTCCACGCATTAACCGTTGCAAGCTAG